The Azotosporobacter soli genome contains a region encoding:
- a CDS encoding nitroreductase family protein: MSIKTGRATGTARVRIDQAACISCGKCVQVCCGAPLYMEDGRVMVNQNRMFGCIGCGQCMAVCPQNCIEIYGRELSPEDRFELNPPEQRADYQQLLALLEARRSIRRYRDWPVSKEMVDKILAAAATAPMGIPPSDVKVRVFHGRAEVAAFAADAVAFAHKWSWIFEWPLTLLWRLFCGKAMQELIETFLLPTADYLAEQQAEGKDFLLYGAPLAMFFYGGAYNDPADAEVTATYAMLAAESLGLGSCMIGTVLPLLKASKALRSKYGFQPDLRGGIMVVFGHPEVQYKRGVRRSFAEVRWES, translated from the coding sequence ATGTCCATTAAGACCGGTCGGGCGACGGGGACGGCCCGGGTTCGCATCGACCAAGCGGCCTGCATCAGTTGCGGCAAGTGCGTGCAGGTCTGTTGCGGCGCTCCTTTATATATGGAAGATGGGCGGGTGATGGTGAATCAGAACCGCATGTTCGGCTGCATCGGCTGCGGCCAGTGCATGGCGGTCTGCCCGCAAAACTGCATTGAGATATATGGCCGCGAGCTTTCGCCGGAGGATCGTTTTGAACTGAACCCGCCGGAGCAGCGTGCGGATTATCAGCAATTGCTGGCGTTACTTGAGGCGCGGCGCAGCATACGCCGCTATCGTGATTGGCCGGTGTCGAAAGAAATGGTCGATAAGATTCTGGCGGCCGCAGCGACCGCGCCGATGGGCATTCCGCCTTCCGACGTCAAGGTCAGGGTGTTTCACGGCCGGGCGGAAGTGGCTGCGTTTGCTGCCGATGCCGTCGCGTTTGCGCACAAGTGGAGCTGGATCTTCGAGTGGCCGCTGACGTTGCTTTGGCGTTTGTTTTGCGGCAAGGCGATGCAGGAACTGATCGAGACGTTCCTGCTGCCGACGGCGGATTATCTGGCGGAGCAGCAGGCGGAAGGCAAGGATTTTCTTTTGTACGGCGCGCCGCTGGCGATGTTCTTTTACGGTGGTGCGTATAATGATCCGGCCGATGCGGAAGTGACGGCGACGTATGCGATGCTGGCGGCGGAGTCGCTCGGACTTGGCTCCTGCATGATCGGTACGGTCTTGCCGCTTCTAAAGGCCAGCAAGGCGCTGCGCAGCAAATACGGCTTTCAGCCCGATCTGCGCGGCGGCATCATGGTGGTGTTCGGTCACCCAGAAGTACAATATAAGCGCGGCGTACGGCGCAGTTTTGCGGAAGTGCGCTGGGAATCATAA
- a CDS encoding S1C family serine protease, whose product MWGKRIGSLIVAVLFLFLPVQGHAEDAAWVSYAQMQDGDRYYYSQSSIRANESGVLVASLRKFANPDSAISRRVALLLFQPGNSRYKVLFQKAYDAENKVVDERSFPQAEWEAVIPNSVYARLMDIAAGYQAKASRAAAASVSGSGFFVANGVAVTNYHVIKDAKKIEVLCSNGKKAAAVVVGIDMASDLALLKVGAVMEELPQLPLGNAKEIKEGMRIYAVGFPLSNVIGNTPKITDGIISSLNGFNGDIRQCQISAAIQPGNSGGPLLNERGEVVGVVTATLGKNFADKAGILPQNVNFAVKENNIRNLADNLGISLPNKDAHRKNLSGEEIMETAKKSLVYIKVER is encoded by the coding sequence GTGTGGGGTAAGAGAATCGGAAGTCTGATTGTCGCAGTGTTGTTTTTATTTTTGCCGGTGCAAGGACATGCCGAAGATGCGGCTTGGGTCAGCTATGCACAGATGCAGGACGGAGACCGCTATTATTATTCGCAGTCCAGCATCCGCGCCAATGAGAGCGGGGTGTTGGTCGCGTCGTTGCGCAAATTCGCCAATCCGGATAGCGCTATTTCAAGGCGCGTCGCGTTGCTGCTTTTTCAACCGGGCAACAGCCGCTATAAGGTGCTCTTCCAAAAGGCATACGATGCCGAGAACAAAGTCGTGGATGAACGTTCTTTCCCGCAGGCGGAGTGGGAGGCTGTCATACCGAATTCGGTTTATGCGCGCCTGATGGATATCGCGGCGGGTTACCAGGCAAAAGCATCTCGGGCGGCAGCGGCGTCAGTTTCCGGCAGCGGCTTTTTCGTTGCGAACGGGGTTGCGGTCACGAATTACCATGTCATAAAAGATGCGAAAAAAATTGAGGTGCTTTGCAGCAACGGCAAAAAAGCGGCTGCGGTTGTCGTCGGAATTGATATGGCCAGCGACCTGGCTCTTTTGAAAGTAGGCGCCGTCATGGAGGAGCTGCCGCAGCTGCCGCTCGGCAATGCGAAAGAGATCAAGGAAGGCATGCGCATTTATGCGGTGGGCTTCCCGCTGTCGAATGTGATTGGCAACACGCCGAAAATCACCGATGGAATCATCAGCAGCCTAAACGGGTTCAATGGCGACATCCGTCAATGCCAGATCAGCGCCGCGATCCAACCGGGCAATAGCGGCGGCCCGCTGCTGAACGAACGCGGCGAGGTGGTCGGCGTCGTCACGGCAACACTGGGCAAGAATTTTGCCGATAAGGCCGGCATCCTGCCGCAGAACGTGAATTTTGCGGTTAAGGAGAACAACATACGGAATCTTGCCGACAATCTCGGCATATCGTTGCCGAACAAAGACGCGCATCGGAAAAATCTAAGCGGCGAAGAAATTATGGAGACGGCGAAAAAAAGTCTGGTCTATATTAAAGTAGAGCGATGA
- a CDS encoding LysR family transcriptional regulator, translating into MELRQLKTFAAIVRYGSFTAAAQALDYAQSTITSQIQALEAHLDTRLFERLNRQAKLTQAGETLYLYAERLLRLADETENALADATLPKGRLVVGVPESLCVNRLPTLFKEYQSLYSAVNIQLRFDTCCNFRSGLRKGDIDIALLLDVPLDEPDLVIQPLFDEPMVILAAPEHPLAKRKRVTPTDLNDQALLLTETGCSYRRLFDHMLSSYAVTPRSILEIDSVEVLRQFALSGLGLTFLSRQLVKDDLADGRLVALAWQGPPFPIRAQLIHHRDKWLSPALQAFLALFRERLTAAEFKK; encoded by the coding sequence ATGGAACTGCGTCAGCTGAAAACCTTTGCGGCGATTGTCCGCTACGGCAGCTTCACCGCGGCAGCGCAAGCGCTTGATTATGCACAGTCGACCATCACCAGCCAGATTCAGGCGCTGGAAGCGCATCTCGACACCCGTTTATTCGAACGTCTCAACCGTCAGGCAAAACTCACACAGGCCGGTGAAACGCTCTATCTGTATGCCGAACGTTTGCTGCGTCTGGCCGATGAAACGGAAAATGCGCTGGCGGACGCCACGCTGCCGAAAGGACGCCTGGTGGTCGGCGTGCCCGAATCGCTCTGCGTCAATCGCCTGCCGACGCTCTTTAAGGAATACCAGTCCCTTTACAGCGCCGTCAACATCCAGCTTCGCTTCGACACCTGCTGCAACTTTCGCAGCGGACTGCGCAAGGGAGATATCGATATCGCGCTCCTGCTCGACGTTCCGCTCGACGAGCCCGATTTGGTCATCCAACCGCTCTTCGACGAGCCGATGGTTATCCTCGCCGCTCCGGAACATCCGCTGGCCAAGCGCAAACGCGTCACGCCAACCGATCTGAACGATCAGGCGCTCTTATTGACGGAAACAGGCTGCAGCTACCGCCGCCTCTTCGATCACATGCTCAGCTCCTATGCCGTGACGCCGCGCTCGATCCTTGAGATCGACAGCGTCGAAGTCCTGCGCCAGTTTGCCCTCAGCGGTCTTGGCCTTACCTTCCTCTCACGCCAACTGGTCAAAGACGATCTGGCGGACGGACGTCTGGTCGCACTCGCCTGGCAGGGACCTCCCTTTCCGATCCGCGCCCAACTGATCCATCACCGCGACAAATGGCTCTCCCCCGCTTTACAGGCGTTCCTCGCCCTGTTTCGCGAGCGCCTGACCGCCGCTGAATTCAAGAAATGA